A window of Stenotrophomonas indicatrix genomic DNA:
GTCGGCCGTCCCGCATCGCGGCGCGCCTCCAGTTCGGCATCGATGCGTGCATGGTAGGGCGCGTGGATCGCATCGATGCGCTGCTGCCGCTGTGCGGGCGACAGCCCGGCATTGCCCGGCACCACGGTGTGGTCGCTGACCTCGGGAATCAGCGTGGGCGAAACCAACGGCCGGTTGCAGTCGATCAGCAGCCGCGAATAGGTCTGCTCGATCGCCCACGCATCCAGCCGCTCGGCCAATGCACGGGTGGTGCCGCCGATGCCGATGTCCCAGCCGATATGCCGGTCCAGTTCGGCCTGCGGCAATCCAAGGTCGGCCAGTGCACGCGGCACCTGTTGGCCGGCATGGTCGGCCAGCAGCAGGAACGGTGAGGCGCCCTGCGCACGGTGCACGCTGAAGATCGCCGGATCGTCGGCACCCAGCAGTGCCGGCAGCGCGTGCAGGCCGGCGTCAGCCACGGGGCCGGCCGTCCAGGTGGTGCTCGATCATCCACAGGCCGGCCCACAGCTTGGCATCGGCTTCATAGCCTTCGGCCATTTTCTGCACCAGCCAGGCGGCCGCCTGCGTGCGCGGCACTTCATGCACGGTGATGTCCTCGCTCTCGTCGCCGCCGCCTTCGCCGATGCGACGCAGGCCGGTGGCACGCACGAAGGCGATCTTCTCGCTGCTGGCACCGGAGGAGGTGGGGCCGATCATCAGCACTTCGGCGTGCTCGGCGGTCCAGCCGGTTTCCTCTTCCAGCTCGCGTACAGCGGAAACTTCGATGGACTCGCCCGCATCGATGTCGCCGACCAGCCCGGCCGGCATCTCGATGGTCGACGCCTGCAGCGGCACGCGGAACTGCTCGACGAACAGCACCTTGTCCTCGGGGGTGACGGCAATGATGATCGCGGCCAGGCCGCCGGCGTGGGTGCGTTCGCTGTATTCCCAGCTGCCACGCACGACCATGCGCTGGTACTTGCCTTCGTAGACGACACGCGGTGCTTCGGTGTTGCGCTGGCTCATGCGGGCTCGCTGGAAGTAGGGAAGGGGTCGGAAATGCCGGCGGCACTGAACAGCCGGCGGCGGGTCATGGGGCCGAAGCGCAGGGTCTGGCACAGGCCGCCGAGCAGCTCTGGATCGGCCGCCTGGCGCGGCATGCCGGGCTGGCAGCCTTCCAAGGGTGCGTCCAGGGCGATGGTGGTCAGCTGGCGCCAGAGCTGGGCGTGCTCGCGCTGCTCGCGCAGGCGCACGGCCATCTGGGCCGCGCCGCGCAGGCGCAGGAACGGCACTTCGTCCAGGCGTTCGTACAGCACGTCCATGCTGCCGAAATGGGCCAGCAGCACGGCCGCCGACTTGGCACCGACACCGCTGATGCCCGGAATGTTGTCGACCGCATCGCCGCACAGCGCCAGGTAATCGGCGATCTGGTGCGCGTGCACGCCGTGCCGGGCCTTGACCCCGGCCACGTCCCAGCGCTGGTTGCGTGCGTAATCCCATTGCTCGTCATGGTCGAGCAGCAGCTGCGACAGGTCCTTGTCGGCGGAAATGATCACGCCGCGATGGCTGCTGCGGTGGCCATGCAGGGCGCTGCCGATCAGGTCGTCGGCTTCGTAATCATGATGCGCCAGTACCACCAGGCCGAGCGCTGCGCACAGCGCCTTGCAGTGCACGAACTGGCGCTTGAGCGCTTCCGGCGCCGGGTCCCGGTTGGCCTTGTAGGCCGGGTACAGGCGGTGGCGGAAGCCGCTGTCCAGTGCTTCGTCGAAGGCGATGGCGATGTGC
This region includes:
- a CDS encoding N-formylglutamate amidohydrolase — its product is MADAGLHALPALLGADDPAIFSVHRAQGASPFLLLADHAGQQVPRALADLGLPQAELDRHIGWDIGIGGTTRALAERLDAWAIEQTYSRLLIDCNRPLVSPTLIPEVSDHTVVPGNAGLSPAQRQQRIDAIHAPYHARIDAELEARRDAGRPTLLVMMHSFTPVMNGMQRPWHAGVLYHQDTRFAHALLQALRDEGDLVVGDNEPYSVNSSSDYAVPVHGEGRGLVHVELEIRQDLIADAAGQQAWAERLARIFSALQPQLLAFG
- a CDS encoding NUDIX hydrolase, which translates into the protein MSQRNTEAPRVVYEGKYQRMVVRGSWEYSERTHAGGLAAIIIAVTPEDKVLFVEQFRVPLQASTIEMPAGLVGDIDAGESIEVSAVRELEEETGWTAEHAEVLMIGPTSSGASSEKIAFVRATGLRRIGEGGGDESEDITVHEVPRTQAAAWLVQKMAEGYEADAKLWAGLWMIEHHLDGRPRG
- a CDS encoding 5'-3' exonuclease codes for the protein MNAVIPVAIPPPLYLVDASIYVFRAWHSLPDEFQDSQGWPTNAVHGFARFLLDLLERERPRHIAIAFDEALDSGFRHRLYPAYKANRDPAPEALKRQFVHCKALCAALGLVVLAHHDYEADDLIGSALHGHRSSHRGVIISADKDLSQLLLDHDEQWDYARNQRWDVAGVKARHGVHAHQIADYLALCGDAVDNIPGISGVGAKSAAVLLAHFGSMDVLYERLDEVPFLRLRGAAQMAVRLREQREHAQLWRQLTTIALDAPLEGCQPGMPRQAADPELLGGLCQTLRFGPMTRRRLFSAAGISDPFPTSSEPA